One Solanum pennellii chromosome 9, SPENNV200 DNA segment encodes these proteins:
- the LOC114074021 gene encoding uncharacterized protein LOC114074021, with protein sequence MAFVSQCVEEFNRNTEDLKILFFSFAKAYTKQQFETIMGRIDQIDTRIRPYLFDIGYSKWSRTYSNCKLTWIMTSNIAESLNNVNRLARRLPVISLLEFMRVTIQRWIHKHNEEADKTTSDLTKKYDIYLQKNIALSYNIRVIPSTVDLHAVVEGAKKYIVNLNTRMCSCGRFQHYEIPCGHAIAVLQYRKLHEADFCSAFYKLKNFRDAYAIPVEPIPCESTWDIPSYISEPKMMPPGPKRSAGRPKFERWKGSQM encoded by the exons ATGGCATTTGTCAGTCAATGTGTTGAAGAATTCAATAGAAATACTGAAGATTTGAAgattttgttcttttcattCGCAAAAGCTTATACAAAACAACAGTTTGAGACAATTATGGGAAGAATAGATCAAATAGATACGCGCATACGACCATACTTGTTTGATATTGGTTATAGCAAATGGTCAAGAACTTACTCGAATTGTAAGCTCACATGGATCATGACTTCAAACATCGCGGAGTCATTGAATAATGTTAACAGGTTAGCACGGAGGTTACCGGTGATTTCACTTCTTGAGTTTATGAGGGTAACAATTCAGAGGTGGATTCACAAGCATAATGAGGAGGCTGATAAGACAACATCTGATctgacaaaaaaatatgatatttatctaCAGAAAAATATTGCGTTGTCGTACAATATAAGG gTGATACCTTCAACTGTTGATCTGCATGCTGTAGTTGAAGGAGCAAAGAAATACATAGTAAATTTGAACACAAGGATGTGTAGTTGCGGAAGATTTCAACATTATGAGATACCGTGTGGTCATGCAATTGCTGTTCTCCAGTACAGGAAGTTACATGAAGCAGATTTCTGTTCTGCTTTTTATAAACTCAAGAATTTCAGAGATGCTTATGCCATTCCTGTCGAGCCTATCCCGTGCGAGAGTACATGGGATATACCAAGTTATATTTCAGAGCCTAAAATGATGCCGCCTGGTCCAAAAAGATCAGCGGGAAGACCCAAATTTGAACGCTGGAAGGGTTCGCAGATGTGA